TGTCATGTGTTGTCGTGGTCCGTGACTAGAGTCTCTTTTCCATCTTGACGTGCGGGATGCCAGCCTCGTCGCACACGTCGCTCGTCGTTTCGTAGCCTAACTCGTGGTAGAACCCTTCCGCGGAGGTTTGGCCGTGAAGTAGGAGGCGGTCGAAGCCGCGTTCACGTGCTTTTGCTTCGAGTGCGTCCATCAGTCGCCGACCCCATCCTTCTCCACGGGCGGATTCGAGGACGGCAACGCGTTCGACTTTTCCGACCGCAGATTCGCTCTCACGCAGTCGGG
This genomic interval from Haloferax sp. Atlit-12N contains the following:
- a CDS encoding GNAT family N-acetyltransferase, which codes for RLRESESAVGKVERVAVLESARGEGWGRRLMDALEAKARERGFDRLLLHGQTSAEGFYHELGYETTSDVCDEAGIPHVKMEKRL